In one Natronosalvus amylolyticus genomic region, the following are encoded:
- a CDS encoding aldehyde ferredoxin oxidoreductase family protein: protein MLSIDVGERTARTESIDDVLEVFIGGRGVGTKLSHDRIPYDADPFGPDNRLTFATGPLQHATMSFTGRLSATAVSPLTDGLLSSNAGGFLSRNFIATGYAAVEIAGESDDLIAIHVTDEGVEFESVPDLEGATVSEVGASLKHRRGLGPEHVACIGPAGENQVRFASIMTSESRAFGRGGLGAVLGSKRVKAITFDGNATPDVELDPIQIDVHREAATSDSIMKSQGTASVTALANELEALPTRYFSELSFEGADGIDGDAVASKKYQKGTCSACAFACKLPTRDEETGLETEGPEFETVMSFGSNVGVEDIVDVMQSNELCDELGLDTISAGDVISAYLASEDAFGDVDLIHDLVEKIAHRDAVGDMLAEGIDRFHNELGVENWSSKGMEFPGHDGRALNGQGLAFATSNRGADHMYAEMYDYEYPLVDAEDALDPIGLEGKPSVVVESENANALKDSAIACKFSGSFLTADRFETLLATPYETLLAVGGRIVDLERHFNNHRGFDRRDDTLPYDLPGFEDALSRYYAVRGWNDDGTVPEDRLEGPVIAEST from the coding sequence ATGCTTTCGATCGACGTGGGTGAGCGGACGGCGAGGACAGAATCGATCGACGACGTCCTCGAGGTGTTCATCGGCGGGCGCGGGGTCGGTACGAAACTGTCTCACGATCGGATTCCCTACGACGCAGACCCATTCGGTCCAGACAACCGGCTCACGTTCGCTACGGGGCCCCTCCAGCACGCGACGATGAGCTTTACCGGACGCCTATCGGCGACGGCCGTCTCGCCGCTGACGGATGGTCTCCTCTCGTCGAACGCCGGCGGCTTTCTTTCGCGAAACTTCATCGCAACCGGGTACGCAGCCGTCGAAATCGCCGGGGAAAGCGATGATCTCATCGCGATCCACGTCACGGACGAAGGTGTCGAGTTCGAATCCGTTCCCGATCTTGAGGGGGCGACCGTCTCCGAAGTTGGCGCTTCCCTCAAGCATCGGCGCGGACTCGGGCCCGAACACGTCGCCTGTATCGGCCCAGCAGGGGAAAACCAGGTCCGCTTTGCATCGATCATGACCAGCGAAAGCCGAGCATTCGGCCGCGGCGGACTCGGTGCGGTTCTGGGATCGAAACGAGTCAAGGCGATAACCTTCGACGGAAATGCGACACCCGACGTTGAACTCGATCCGATACAGATAGACGTCCACCGCGAGGCGGCAACGTCGGACAGTATCATGAAATCACAGGGAACCGCTAGCGTGACGGCTCTAGCGAACGAACTCGAGGCCTTGCCCACGCGGTACTTTTCGGAACTGTCTTTCGAGGGCGCTGACGGCATCGACGGCGACGCTGTCGCATCAAAAAAGTATCAGAAAGGAACCTGTTCGGCCTGTGCGTTCGCCTGTAAACTACCGACTCGCGATGAAGAGACGGGGCTCGAGACCGAAGGCCCCGAATTCGAGACGGTGATGTCGTTCGGCTCGAACGTCGGAGTTGAGGACATCGTCGACGTGATGCAGTCGAACGAACTGTGTGACGAACTGGGTTTGGACACGATTTCCGCAGGAGACGTCATCTCGGCGTACCTAGCCAGCGAGGACGCGTTCGGCGACGTAGACTTGATCCACGACCTTGTCGAAAAAATCGCCCACAGAGATGCCGTCGGCGACATGCTTGCCGAGGGTATTGACCGATTCCACAACGAGTTGGGGGTCGAAAACTGGAGTTCCAAAGGCATGGAGTTCCCCGGACACGACGGTCGGGCGCTCAACGGGCAGGGGTTAGCGTTTGCCACTTCCAATCGTGGGGCCGATCACATGTACGCCGAGATGTACGACTACGAGTACCCGCTCGTCGACGCTGAAGACGCCCTCGACCCGATCGGCCTCGAGGGAAAGCCCTCGGTCGTCGTCGAAAGCGAGAACGCGAACGCCCTGAAAGACAGTGCTATCGCCTGCAAGTTTTCAGGCAGTTTTCTGACGGCCGACCGGTTTGAAACCTTGCTCGCGACGCCTTACGAGACGTTACTCGCGGTCGGTGGACGAATAGTCGACCTCGAGCGTCACTTCAACAATCATCGAGGATTCGATCGACGAGATGATACGCTACCATACGATCTGCCAGGCTTCGAGGACGCTCTCTCGAGGTACTATGCCGTCCGAGGATGGAACGACGACGGAACAGTGCCGGAGGACCGCCTCGAAGGGCCTGTTATCGCCGAAAGTACGTAA
- a CDS encoding type 1 glutamine amidotransferase, which translates to MILVLDNEVRPDYRYLAPEITRLLPDAKRHVFVDDPTVQSLKGVDGVVLGGSTASVYDSEHEAWVDAQCDLVHRCLEESIPILGICFGHQLANVALGGTVEADERRATFVECTHDDCGVLEGVFPPVPALHADRVTELGTGLSAVGKTTYDEHFCTVHDEKPLWTVQFHPEFTERVRDNPSDWDDGAFTFADSNAPRVLDNFAEYCGY; encoded by the coding sequence ATGATTCTGGTTCTCGATAACGAAGTCCGACCCGATTATCGATACCTGGCGCCCGAAATAACACGGCTACTCCCGGATGCCAAACGACACGTGTTTGTCGATGACCCCACTGTTCAGTCACTCAAGGGGGTTGATGGTGTTGTCCTCGGTGGAAGTACGGCGAGCGTGTACGACTCTGAACACGAGGCGTGGGTCGACGCGCAATGTGATCTAGTCCACCGTTGTCTCGAAGAATCAATTCCGATACTGGGTATCTGTTTTGGTCACCAGCTAGCGAACGTCGCTCTTGGCGGAACCGTCGAAGCCGACGAACGACGAGCAACCTTCGTCGAATGTACACACGACGACTGTGGCGTTCTCGAGGGGGTGTTCCCACCGGTCCCAGCACTCCATGCTGACCGAGTCACCGAACTAGGTACAGGTTTGTCTGCCGTCGGAAAGACAACGTACGACGAGCACTTTTGCACGGTTCACGACGAAAAGCCCCTGTGGACGGTTCAGTTTCACCCAGAGTTCACCGAGCGCGTCCGCGACAACCCGAGCGATTGGGACGACGGAGCGTTCACGTTTGCGGACTCAAACGCTCCCCGCGTTCTCGACAATTTTGCCGAGTACTGCGGATACTGA
- a CDS encoding TrmB family transcriptional regulator, with protein MSKPGETDAIEAFERLGLTSYEARVFIALQQLGSGTARDVASIADVPRSQVYSVAESLEGRGLLEVQQSSPIRYRPVSVDEAQSVLRSRFESEQERAFDYVERVRTEPAGEEEQEDIWTVRGRPQIDERVTDLCSQATDRLIFGTRLPPLVTDDVEQLLATKAREGLEVAVVSREPEVRNRLGSLEGVTAFTPPDHRAEDERSGRIVIADDDTILLSVVDDDGSETAIWSAGSLFASVLIELIEASNQAPVSKSE; from the coding sequence ATGAGCAAGCCCGGTGAAACCGACGCGATCGAGGCCTTCGAACGCCTCGGCCTCACCAGCTACGAAGCACGGGTCTTCATCGCGCTGCAGCAACTGGGCTCGGGGACGGCCCGTGACGTAGCCAGCATCGCCGACGTTCCTCGTTCACAGGTCTACAGCGTCGCCGAAAGCCTCGAGGGCCGTGGCTTACTCGAGGTCCAGCAATCCAGTCCGATCCGATACCGACCGGTCAGCGTCGACGAAGCCCAGTCCGTGTTACGCTCGCGGTTCGAAAGCGAACAAGAACGAGCCTTCGACTACGTTGAACGCGTCCGAACCGAGCCGGCAGGCGAAGAAGAACAGGAAGATATCTGGACCGTTCGCGGTCGCCCGCAGATCGATGAACGAGTGACCGATCTCTGTTCACAGGCGACCGACCGACTCATCTTTGGCACCAGGTTGCCCCCGCTGGTGACTGACGATGTCGAACAACTGCTCGCTACCAAAGCACGTGAGGGACTCGAGGTCGCCGTCGTCAGCCGAGAACCCGAAGTCCGAAACCGGCTCGGTTCGCTCGAGGGCGTGACGGCGTTCACCCCGCCCGACCACCGCGCCGAAGACGAGCGCTCGGGGCGGATCGTCATCGCTGACGACGACACGATCCTGTTGAGCGTCGTGGACGACGACGGCAGCGAAACCGCCATCTGGAGTGCTGGGTCGCTCTTTGCGTCGGTCCTGATCGAGTTGATCGAAGCGAGTAACCAAGCGCCTGTATCAAAATCAGAGTAA
- a CDS encoding MMPL family transporter → MSVPDRLARTVTTHSKAVIAVMLVLTLVIGSGATMVDNDSSLDQFESDSPELAASEYIAENFTVDERENVTTVQVIVRGDNVLNQTSLIDSLEFQQEIRANESINATLVEDDAITGVENIVAINQIRGEEAAELAERGEAIEARSEELNQTSQQLNNSLGAIVGLEREYATLNASYEAGEISEEEYEQRAGDLETDIEDEIVGATADLDAEQTATFEATVSDLRTVVSQEVALEQQLEDGEITQAEYDEQASELADQREDLFVQGTSGVLADEFEQLEADSEQLQEDQQALASAPTPTLEEQIEALEALDEEEYETLVSDVLGDDESPALAFMASSYEQGSTQADARMTFVTQSTDGTGAPEMGDFSGDAMHAQLVLQELAMEQTGNEYIIFGFGIISDEIDRSMADSLAIVGPMALFFVVVALFIAYRDILDIILGVVGILLVLVWTFGFMGWAGIAFNQMFVAVPVLLIGLSIDYAIHVFMRHREQREALPKETADPRPDGMVRGSMRVALAGVGVALVWVTATTVIGFLSNLISPIGPIQEFGVVSSVGILAALLIFGALVPAAKVELDGFLENRGIDRHKRAFGTGESRFGGFLTLGSTAARRAPLVIVLVVLVLTAGGVYGASQVDTSFDEEDFLADSPPEWTQNLGPLSPGEYQAKSNLDFVNENFQRQDIRAQILIQGDITDDETLERLDAAENDAANADTVYTLPNGNTDIDGPVSLMRDVAAENESFNETFTAAGGGPDSVPNQNLETVYDELLEAEPAAAEYIYRTDNGEYEATRLVIAVQGDAAFGDVTDEMRTIAAGIDDGGADSRWTATATGDPIVNYVVESDLMDTVLDSLMITLVAVVLFLSIAYWLTGKGALLGIVTLLPVALAVSWILGTMYLLGMPFNVLTGMITSLTIGLGIAYSIHISSRYTLELEREGNMWEAMETTVTGTGGALLGSAATTVGGFGVLTFAILPVLQQFGIITGLTIIYAFLASVIVLPTLLVLWTKYARPELIESGSPAGSPTAASDGGHDTLGDGVDTDQRDGGDDR, encoded by the coding sequence GTGAGCGTCCCTGACCGGTTAGCCAGGACAGTTACAACCCACAGTAAGGCAGTTATCGCTGTTATGCTGGTGTTGACCCTCGTGATCGGGTCTGGTGCGACGATGGTGGACAACGATTCATCGCTCGACCAGTTCGAAAGTGACTCTCCGGAGCTGGCAGCTTCGGAGTACATCGCAGAGAACTTCACCGTCGACGAACGGGAAAACGTGACGACGGTACAAGTCATCGTTAGAGGTGATAACGTCCTGAACCAGACGTCTCTGATAGACTCACTCGAGTTCCAACAGGAGATACGAGCGAACGAATCGATAAACGCCACGCTCGTTGAAGACGATGCTATAACCGGCGTCGAAAACATCGTCGCCATCAATCAGATCCGTGGCGAAGAGGCTGCGGAACTGGCCGAGCGCGGTGAAGCCATCGAGGCCCGGAGCGAGGAACTCAATCAAACGAGCCAACAACTCAACAACAGCCTCGGGGCCATCGTCGGCCTCGAGCGAGAGTACGCGACCTTGAACGCTTCCTACGAGGCAGGCGAGATTAGTGAAGAAGAGTACGAACAACGGGCTGGTGACCTCGAGACCGACATCGAAGACGAAATCGTTGGAGCGACGGCCGACCTGGATGCCGAGCAGACGGCGACGTTCGAAGCGACCGTGAGTGATCTTCGCACGGTGGTCTCTCAGGAAGTCGCTCTCGAGCAACAACTCGAGGATGGAGAGATTACCCAGGCGGAGTACGACGAGCAGGCGTCAGAACTCGCCGACCAGCGTGAGGACCTGTTCGTCCAGGGGACGTCGGGCGTCCTTGCTGACGAGTTCGAACAGCTCGAAGCGGACAGCGAGCAACTGCAAGAAGACCAGCAGGCCCTCGCGAGTGCACCGACGCCAACGCTCGAGGAACAGATCGAAGCGCTCGAGGCACTGGACGAAGAGGAGTACGAGACCTTGGTCAGCGATGTACTGGGTGACGACGAGTCACCCGCGCTGGCGTTCATGGCTTCGTCCTACGAACAGGGGTCGACCCAGGCCGACGCCCGCATGACGTTCGTCACCCAGTCGACCGATGGTACTGGCGCACCTGAAATGGGCGATTTCAGCGGCGATGCCATGCACGCCCAACTCGTGTTGCAGGAGCTGGCGATGGAACAGACCGGCAACGAGTACATCATCTTTGGATTCGGTATCATCTCGGACGAAATCGATCGTTCGATGGCCGACAGTCTAGCAATCGTCGGACCGATGGCGCTGTTTTTCGTCGTCGTCGCCCTCTTTATCGCCTACCGTGACATTCTCGATATCATCCTGGGCGTCGTCGGTATCCTCCTCGTACTCGTCTGGACGTTCGGGTTCATGGGATGGGCTGGTATCGCGTTCAACCAGATGTTCGTCGCCGTCCCGGTGTTACTGATAGGGCTCTCTATCGACTACGCGATACACGTCTTCATGCGCCATCGCGAGCAACGCGAGGCACTTCCAAAAGAGACCGCAGACCCACGCCCCGACGGGATGGTACGGGGATCGATGCGGGTCGCGTTAGCCGGTGTCGGCGTCGCCCTCGTCTGGGTGACTGCAACCACTGTCATCGGCTTCCTCTCGAACCTGATCAGTCCGATCGGCCCGATTCAGGAGTTCGGTGTCGTTAGTTCGGTCGGTATCCTCGCTGCCCTGCTTATCTTCGGCGCGCTCGTCCCTGCAGCCAAAGTCGAACTCGACGGCTTCCTCGAGAACCGGGGTATCGACCGGCACAAACGGGCGTTCGGAACCGGGGAAAGCCGCTTCGGCGGGTTCCTCACGCTGGGGTCCACTGCGGCCCGACGCGCACCGCTCGTGATCGTTCTCGTCGTCTTAGTCCTTACCGCAGGCGGTGTCTACGGTGCCAGTCAGGTCGACACCTCGTTCGACGAAGAAGACTTCCTCGCCGACAGCCCGCCCGAGTGGACACAGAACCTCGGTCCGCTGAGTCCGGGAGAGTACCAGGCCAAATCTAACCTCGACTTCGTCAACGAAAATTTCCAGCGCCAGGACATCAGGGCCCAGATCCTTATCCAAGGAGACATCACTGACGACGAAACCCTCGAACGGCTCGATGCGGCTGAGAACGATGCTGCGAACGCAGATACCGTCTACACCTTGCCAAACGGCAACACCGATATCGACGGTCCGGTTTCGTTGATGCGAGACGTGGCCGCCGAAAACGAATCGTTCAACGAGACGTTCACCGCCGCTGGTGGTGGCCCCGACTCCGTACCAAATCAGAATCTCGAGACGGTGTACGATGAGTTACTCGAGGCAGAACCAGCTGCAGCCGAGTACATCTACCGCACGGATAACGGCGAGTACGAGGCGACACGACTCGTCATCGCCGTACAGGGTGACGCCGCCTTCGGGGACGTCACTGACGAGATGCGGACGATCGCAGCCGGTATCGACGACGGCGGTGCCGATTCGCGATGGACGGCAACCGCGACGGGCGACCCGATCGTCAACTACGTCGTCGAGAGCGATCTGATGGACACGGTCCTCGACAGTCTCATGATTACGCTCGTCGCGGTCGTCCTCTTCCTCTCGATAGCGTACTGGCTGACGGGGAAAGGTGCACTGTTGGGCATCGTCACGCTGCTTCCGGTTGCCCTTGCCGTCAGCTGGATTCTCGGAACGATGTATCTCCTCGGGATGCCGTTTAACGTCCTCACCGGTATGATAACCAGCCTCACTATCGGGCTCGGCATCGCCTACAGCATTCACATCAGTTCCCGGTACACGCTCGAACTCGAGCGCGAGGGTAACATGTGGGAGGCGATGGAGACGACAGTCACCGGGACCGGGGGCGCACTCCTTGGGAGTGCCGCCACGACAGTCGGCGGCTTCGGCGTGCTCACGTTCGCCATCCTCCCGGTGTTACAACAGTTCGGTATTATCACGGGGCTCACGATCATCTATGCGTTCCTCGCGAGCGTGATCGTCTTACCCACGCTCCTGGTCCTGTGGACCAAGTATGCCAGACCGGAACTCATCGAAAGCGGGTCGCCTGCAGGGTCACCGACTGCAGCGAGTGACGGCGGACACGATACACTCGGGGATGGTGTCGACACTGACCAGCGTGACGGCGGTGATGACAGATGA